AGTGGACGTGCGCTTGGATCGGATCAGCGATGCACTCGTTGTTCCTGCTGAAGCATTGATCCCGGATATCCAAGGACAAAAAGTACTCGTGATCAAGAATGGCAAGGCTGCGAGCCTGCGTGTGAAGACCGGCATCCGCAGTGCGAACACTGTGCAATTGACAAGCGGCGCACAGGTCGGTGATTCGGTAATGGTTACGGGAATACTTGCAGTGCGAGAAGGCATGCCCGTTTCTGCGATCTCATCGACATCCATGAACGCAACGGTGGTAACGGACAGTGCAAAATGAACATCGGAACCGTCAGCATCAACCGCCCGGTGCTCGCATCGGTGATCTCGATCATCATCGTGCTGTTCGGCATCATCGGGTTCGGCTACCTAGGCGTGCGCGAATACCCGAGCGTTGATCCGCCGGTGATCACCGTCACTACCAACTACGTGGGTGCGAACGCCGATATCGTGGAGAGCCAGATCACTGAGGTACTCGAAGAGCAGATCAACGGCATCGCCGGCATCCGCAACCTTACAAGTGTGAGTGCCGATGGCCGAAGCACCATCACCGTGGAATTCGAATTGGACGTTGACCTGGAGGCCGCAGCCAACGACGTGCGCGACCGGGTGAGCGGCAGCTTGCGCGATCTGCCTGCGGATGTGGATCCACCCATCGTAGCGAAGAGCGATGCTGACAGCAGTCCTATCGTTGCGATGACCGTACAGAGCGATCAGCGTAATCTGCTTGAACTGACACAGATCGCCAACGATATTTTCAAGGAGCGACTTCAGACCATTCCCGGCGTGAGCAATATCCGCATCTGGGGGGAGAAGAAGTTCAGCATGAAGCTGCAACTGGACCCGGTGAAGATGGCCGGTTTCCAAGTAACACCGATCGATGTGCGCAATGCACTGAACCGCGAGAACGTGGAGCTACCCAGCGGCCGCATCGAAGGATTCAATACCGAACTGAGCATCCGAACTTCCGGACGCCTTACGACAGAAGAAGAGTTCAACGACCTTATCATCCGCGAAGAGGAAGGTCGTGTAGTACGGTTGCGCGACATTGGTCTGGCCGAACTACGCCCGGAGAACGAACGTTCCTTGCTGCGTGGGAATGGTGGCATTCCCCAGGTCGCGATCGCCATTACACCACAGCCCGGCAGCAACTACGTGGCTATTACGGATGAGTTCTACAAGCGTGTGGAAGTGATCAAGAAGGACCTGCCCGAGGATCTGCGTTACAGTGTTGCCATGGACACCACCACAGGTATCCGCGCTGCGATCGTGGAAGTGGAAGAGACTGTACTCATCGCCTTCGGACTGGTTGTGCTCGTGATCTTCGTGTTCCTGCGCGACTGGCGCACTACGCTTATTCCCGTGCTCGCCATACCGATCTCGCTCATCGGTTCCTTCTTCATCATGTGGGCATCGGGCTTCAGTATCAACATCCTTACACTGCTTGCCATCGTGCTCGCAACAGGTATCGTAGTGGATGATGCGATCGTGGTGTTGGAGAACATCTACAGCAAGATCGAAGGCGGCATGGATCCCATGGAGGCCGGTCGCAAAGGCAGTGCGGAGATCACCTTCGCCATCGTGAGTACCACCATCACGCTCGCCGCTGTGTTCCTTCCGATCATCTTCCTCAGCGGTCTCACGGGTCGCTTGTTCCGGGAGTTCGGTGTAGTGGTCGCTGGTGCGGTGATCATCAGCGCAGTGGTCTCACTCACGCTCACACCGATGATGAGCGCGCGCTTCCTGAAGCGCCAGACCAAGCATAGCCGCTTCTTTATAGTTACGGAACGGTTCTTCGAGAACCTGTCCAGCGGTTACGAACGTTCACTCTCAGCCTTCCTCCGCAACCGGTGGTTGGTGTTCCCGATCATTCTCGTCAGCGTTGGTATGGTGGTGATCTCGTTCATCAACATCCCCAGCGAACTGGCCCCGGATGAGGACAAGAGCAGGTTCATGGTGATGAGCACAGCTCCGGAAGGAACCAGCTTCGAACTGATGAACGATTACTTGAGCAACGTGATCGAACTGGTGGATACAATGCCCGAACGGCAGGCACTCATCAGCGTTACAGCTCCCAGCTTCGGCACCGCATCTTCCACCAATACGGGCTTCGTGCGCGTGACATTGGTGCAGCCCGGCGAACGCACGAAGACGCAGGATCAACTCGCCAAGGACATCATGGGCAAGGTGCAGCGCTTCAACATGGCACGCAGCTTCGTGATCCAGGAACCCACCATCGGCGGATCGCGCTTCACGACCCTTCCCGTGCAGTATGTGATACAAGCACCTGATTTCGAAAGTTTGCGAAAAGTCATCCCTACCTTCATGGAAAAGGCCGGTGCCGATCCCATGTTCGAAGTGGTGGATGTGAACCTGAAGTTCAATAAGCCGGAACTCAACGTGGAGATCGATCGCGATCGGGCACGGGCCATGGGTGTGAGCATGCGCGATATCGCGGAAACGCTCCAGCTCTATTTCAGCGGACAGCGTTACGGCTATTTCATCATGCAGGGCAAACAGTACCAGGTGATCGGTCAGGCCACACGTGACAACCGCGCGGCACCGATCGACCTGAGCAGTGCGTACGTCCGCAACGACAAAGGCCAGATGGTGCAGCTGGACAATCTGGTGCGTACCACCGACCGCAGCACGCCGCCACAGCTCTTCCGCTATAACCGTTACGTGAGCGCAACGGTGAGTGCGAAACCGGCCGAGGGCCGCACCATCGGTGACGGCATCGCGGCAATGGACCGCATCGCGGAAGAGGTGCTGGATGACAGCTTCAGCACTGCGTTGGCAGGTGTGAGCAAGGAATTCGCCGAAAGCGGCAACAGCTTGCTGTTCGCACTTCTGCTTGCACTGGTGCTCATCTTCCTGATACTTGCCGCCCAGTTCGAAAGCTGGATCGATCCGCTTGTGGTGATGTTCACCGTTCCGCTCGCCTTTGCCGGTGCGCTGATGACACTCTGGATCGGTGGGCACACGTTCAACATTTTCTCGCAGATCGGTATCATCGTGCTCGTGGGGCTGGTCACCAAGAACGGTATCCTCATCGTGGAATTCGCGAACCAACGCAAAGAGGCCGGTCTCAAGAAAATGGAAGCTGTTATCGACGCTGCTGCCCAGCGTTTCCGGGCGATCATCATGACCAGTTTGGCCACCAGTCTTGGTGCGCTCCCCATTGCGCTGGGAC
The nucleotide sequence above comes from Flavobacteriales bacterium. Encoded proteins:
- a CDS encoding efflux RND transporter permease subunit gives rise to the protein MNIGTVSINRPVLASVISIIIVLFGIIGFGYLGVREYPSVDPPVITVTTNYVGANADIVESQITEVLEEQINGIAGIRNLTSVSADGRSTITVEFELDVDLEAAANDVRDRVSGSLRDLPADVDPPIVAKSDADSSPIVAMTVQSDQRNLLELTQIANDIFKERLQTIPGVSNIRIWGEKKFSMKLQLDPVKMAGFQVTPIDVRNALNRENVELPSGRIEGFNTELSIRTSGRLTTEEEFNDLIIREEEGRVVRLRDIGLAELRPENERSLLRGNGGIPQVAIAITPQPGSNYVAITDEFYKRVEVIKKDLPEDLRYSVAMDTTTGIRAAIVEVEETVLIAFGLVVLVIFVFLRDWRTTLIPVLAIPISLIGSFFIMWASGFSINILTLLAIVLATGIVVDDAIVVLENIYSKIEGGMDPMEAGRKGSAEITFAIVSTTITLAAVFLPIIFLSGLTGRLFREFGVVVAGAVIISAVVSLTLTPMMSARFLKRQTKHSRFFIVTERFFENLSSGYERSLSAFLRNRWLVFPIILVSVGMVVISFINIPSELAPDEDKSRFMVMSTAPEGTSFELMNDYLSNVIELVDTMPERQALISVTAPSFGTASSTNTGFVRVTLVQPGERTKTQDQLAKDIMGKVQRFNMARSFVIQEPTIGGSRFTTLPVQYVIQAPDFESLRKVIPTFMEKAGADPMFEVVDVNLKFNKPELNVEIDRDRARAMGVSMRDIAETLQLYFSGQRYGYFIMQGKQYQVIGQATRDNRAAPIDLSSAYVRNDKGQMVQLDNLVRTTDRSTPPQLFRYNRYVSATVSAKPAEGRTIGDGIAAMDRIAEEVLDDSFSTALAGVSKEFAESGNSLLFALLLALVLIFLILAAQFESWIDPLVVMFTVPLAFAGALMTLWIGGHTFNIFSQIGIIVLVGLVTKNGILIVEFANQRKEAGLKKMEAVIDAAAQRFRAIIMTSLATSLGALPIALGLGAAAKSRVPMGVAIIGGLLFALILTLYVVPALYSYLSRENKSTDAAGEDTLLNEHNANA